From one Triticum urartu cultivar G1812 chromosome 3, Tu2.1, whole genome shotgun sequence genomic stretch:
- the LOC125544132 gene encoding aspartyl protease family protein 2-like, translating into MPMAPPPLLPLSALLLLLAAASHASAKPVQTQALLATPLSPDRVSAPSELAPDDDSNVFAAAEDAAASTVRFRVVHRDDFSKNATAAELLAYRLERDEKRAARLSAAAGAANGTRRGGGGVVAPVVSGLAQGSGEYFTKIGVGTPATPALMVLDTGSDVVWLQCAPCRRCYEQSGQVFDPRRSRSYGAVGCAAPLCRRLDSGGCDLRRSACLYQVAYGDGSVTAGDFATETLTFAGGARVARVALGCGHDNEGLFVAAAGLLGLGRGSLSFPTQISRRYGRSFSYCLVDRTSSANSASRSSTVTFGSGALGSTVASSFTPMVKNPRMETFYYVQLIGISVGGARVPGVANSDLRLDPSSGRGGVIVDSGTSVTRLARPAYSALRDAFRGAAAGLRLSPGGFSLFDTCYDLSGRKVVKVPTVSMHFAGGAEAALPPENYLIPVDSKGTFCFAFAGTDGGVSIIGNIQQQGFRVVFDGDGQRVAFVPKGC; encoded by the coding sequence ATGCCCATGGCGCCTCCGCCTTTGCTCCCCCTCTCCGCGCTCCTCCTCctgctcgccgccgcctcccatgCCTCTGCCAAGCCCGTCCAGACTCAGGCCCTCCTCGCCACCCCTCTCTCGCCCGACCGTGTCTCCGCCCCGTCGGAACTAGCCCCCGACGACGACAGCAACGTCTTTGCCGCTGCCGAGGACGCCGCCGCCTCGACAGTTCGTTTCCGCGTGGTCCACCGGGATGACTTCTCAAAGAACGCCACCGCGGCCGAGCTGCTCGCGTACCGGCTGGAGCGGGACGAGAAGAGGGCGGCACGCCTCTCTGCGGCCGCCGGCGCGGCCAACGGCACGCGTCGCGGCGGCGGAGGGGTCGTGGCCCCGGTGGTGTCCGGGCTGGCCCAGGGGAGCGGGGAGTACTTCACCAAGATCGGGGTGGGGACGCCCGCCACGCCGGCGCTCATGGTGCTCGACACCGGCAGCGACGTCGTGTGGCTGCAGTGCGCGCCGTGCAGGCGCTGCTACGAGCAGTCTGGCCAGGTGTTCGACCCGCGCCGCTCGCGCTCCTACGGCGCGGTCGGCTGCGCCGCTCCGCTTTGCCGCAGGCTCGACTCCGGCGGCTGTGACCTGCGCCGCAGTGCGTGCCTCTACCAGGTCGCTTACGGCGATGGCTCCGTCACCGCCGGGGATTTCGCCACCGAGACCCTCACCTTCGCCGGCGGTGCCCGCGTGGCGCGCGTCGCTCTGGGGTGCGGCCACGACAACGAGGGTTTGTTCGTCGCGGCGGCGGGCCTCCTCGGGCTCGGCCGAGGCAGCCTATCCTTCCCCACCCAGATCTCCCGCCGTTATGGGCGGAGCTTCTCGTACTGCCTTGTGGACCGTACCTCGTCGGCCAACTCCGCCTCCCGCTCTTCGACCGTGACCTTCGGCTCCGGCGCCCTAGGCTCCACGGTCGCCTCGTCCTTCACCCCGATGGTCAAGAACCCTCGGATGGAGACGTTCTACTACGTGCAGCTCATCGGTATCAGCGTGGGCGGCGCGCGCGTCCCTGGCGTGGCGAACTCCGACCTCCGTCTCGACCCGTCGTCCGGGCGTGGCGGCGTCATCGTGGACTCCGGCACGTCCGTGACCCGGCTCGCCCGCCCGGCCTACTCGGCTCTGCGCGACGCATTCCGGGGGGCAGCCGCGGGGCTCCGGCTCTCGCCCGGCGGGTTCTCCCTGTTCGACACGTGCTACGACCTGAGCGGGCGCAAGGTGGTGAAGGTGCCGACCGTGTCGATGCACTTCGCCGGTGGCGCGGAGGCGGCTCTGCCCCCGGAGAACTACCTGATCCCGGTGGACTCGAAAGGGACGTTCTGCTTCGCGTTCGCGGGCACGGACGGCGGCGTGTCCATCATCGGCAACATACAGCAGCAGGGTTTCCGGGTGGTGTTCGACGGCGACGGCCAGCGCGTCGCCTTCGTGCCCAAGGGCTGTTAA